A stretch of the Pan paniscus chromosome 2, NHGRI_mPanPan1-v2.0_pri, whole genome shotgun sequence genome encodes the following:
- the KNG1 gene encoding kininogen-1 → MKLITILFLCSRLLLSLTQESQSEEIDCNDKDLFKAVDAALKKYNSQNQSNNQFVLYRITEATKTVGSDTFYSFKYEIKEGDCPVQSGKTWQDCEYKDAAKAATGECTATVGKRSSTKFSVATQTCQITPAEGPVVTAQYDCLGCVHPISTQSPDLEPVLRHGIQYFNNNTQHSSLFTLNEVKRAQRQVVAGLNFRITYSIVQTNCSKENFLFLTPDCKSLWNGDTGECTDNAYIDIQLRIASFSQNCDIYPGKDFVQPPTKICVGCPRDIPTNSPELEETLTHTITKLNAENNATFYFKIDKVKKARVQVVAGKKYFIDFVARETTCSKESNEELTESCETKKLGQSLDCNAEVYVVPWEKKIYPTVNCQPLGMISLMKRPPGFSPFRSSQIGEIKEETTSHLRSCEYKGRPPKAGAEPASEREVS, encoded by the exons ATGAAACTAATTACCATCCTTTTCCTCTGCTCCAGGCTGCTACTAAGTTTAACCCAGGAATCACAGTCCGAGGAAATTGACTGCAATGACAAGGATTTATTTAAAGCTGTGGATGCTGCTCTGAAGAAATATAACAGTCAAAACCAAAGTAACAACCAGTTTGTATTGTACCGCATAACTGAAGCCACTAAGACG GTTGGCTCTGACACGTTTTATTCCTTCAAGTACGAAATCAAGGAGGGGGATTGTCCTGTTCAAAGTGGCAAAACCTGGCAGGACTGTGAGTACAAGGATGCTGCAAAAGCA gccACTGGAGAATGCACGGCAACCGTGGGGAAGAGGAGCAGTACGAAATTCTCCGTGGCTACCCAGACCTGCCAGATTACTCCAG CCGAGGGCCCTGTGGTGACAGCCCAGTACGACTGCCTCGGCTGTGTGCATCCTATATCAACGCAGAGCCCAGACCTGGAGCCCGTTCTGAGACACGGCATTCAGTACTTTAACAACAACACTCAACATTCCTCCCTCTTCACGCTTAATGAAGTAAAACGGGCCCAAAGACAG GTGGTGGCTGGATTGAACTTTCGAATAACCTACTCAATTGTGCAAACAAATTGTTCCAAAGAGAATTTTCTGTTCTTAACTCCAGACTGCAAGTCCCTTTGGAATGGT gATACCGGTGAATGTACAGATAATGCATACATCGATATTCAGCTACGAATTGCTTCCTTCTCACAGAACTGTGACATTTATCCAG GGAAGGATTTTGTACAACCACCTACCAAGATTTGCGTGGGCTGCCCCAGAGATATACCCACCAACAGCCCAGAGCTGGAGGAGACACTGACTCACACCATTACAAAGCTTAATGCAGAGAATAACGCAACTTTCTATTTCAAGATTGACAAGGTGAAAAAAGCAAGAGTACAG GTGGTGGCTGgcaagaaatattttattgactTCGTGGCCAGGGAAACCACATGTTCCAAGGAAAGTAATGAAGAGTTGACCGAAAGCTGTGAGACCAAAAAACTTGGC CAAAGCCTAGATTGCAACGCTGAAGTTTATGTGGTACcctgggagaaaaaaatttaccCTACTGTCAACTGTCAACCACTGGGAATG aTCTCACTGATGAAAAGGCCTCCAGGTTTTTCACCTTTCCGATCATCACAAATaggggaaataaaagaagaaacaact AGTCACCTAAGGTCCTGCGAGTACAAGGGTCGACCCCCAAAGGCAGGGGCAGAGCCAGCATCTGAGAGGGAGGTCTCTTGA